The proteins below are encoded in one region of Clostridium estertheticum:
- a CDS encoding serine/threonine-protein kinase — MLSSGDILYGKYEVIRTLGKGGMGVVYLCKNIILGNLWAIKEVIQDKKNIDILTEANILKNLNHPGIRKIIDTFYSNNNLYMVQDYVDGQTLKEYVKANGIIQIEKICRIVSDLCDIIGYLHNQNPVIIYRDIKPSNIMIMKSGKVVLIDFGISKVYKNDMSQDIDMICAGSNGYAAPEQYGSGKCCMQTDIYGIGMLIYFMVKGRTPYTGIEPLLDENYGPEINNKLKKIIQKCVKIDINERYALVGNLKEDISNILPKNESVITKKVNINIKIINKSMYDRSIRVFFCFTFAIVASIYILYGNKKESTLSNTADAKEIVSPIVISSSIEQNSIKEFIKKPTRRIRVVPIKGISNSITQ; from the coding sequence ATGTTAAGTAGTGGAGATATATTATACGGAAAATATGAGGTAATTAGAACACTAGGAAAAGGTGGAATGGGTGTTGTTTATTTGTGTAAAAACATAATCCTTGGAAATCTTTGGGCGATAAAAGAAGTAATACAAGATAAAAAAAATATAGACATTTTAACAGAAGCTAATATTTTGAAAAATTTAAATCATCCAGGTATTCGGAAAATAATTGATACATTTTATTCGAATAACAATTTATATATGGTTCAGGACTACGTAGATGGACAAACATTAAAGGAATATGTTAAGGCAAATGGTATAATACAAATAGAAAAAATTTGTAGGATAGTATCAGATTTGTGTGATATTATAGGTTATTTACATAATCAAAATCCAGTCATTATATATAGAGATATAAAACCATCTAATATAATGATAATGAAAAGTGGAAAAGTCGTGTTAATAGATTTTGGTATTTCGAAAGTTTATAAGAATGATATGTCACAAGATATAGATATGATATGTGCGGGATCTAATGGTTATGCAGCTCCAGAGCAATACGGCTCAGGGAAATGTTGTATGCAAACAGATATATATGGAATTGGAATGTTAATATACTTTATGGTGAAAGGGAGAACTCCGTATACAGGCATAGAGCCTCTTTTGGATGAAAATTATGGACCAGAAATTAATAATAAGCTGAAAAAGATAATACAAAAGTGTGTAAAAATTGATATTAATGAGAGATATGCCTTAGTTGGAAATTTAAAAGAAGATATTTCAAATATATTACCAAAGAATGAATCTGTAATTACTAAAAAAGTTAATATTAATATTAAAATTATAAATAAATCTATGTACGATAGGTCTATTAGGGTCTTTTTCTGCTTTACATTTGCAATTGTAGCAAGTATTTATATTTTGTATGGGAACAAAAAAGAAAGTACACTTTCGAATACTGCAGATGCAAAAGAAATAGTGAGTCCTATAGTGATATCATCAAGCATAGAACAAAATTCTATAAAAGAATTTATAAAGAAACCGACAAGGAGAATTAGGGTAGTTCCGATAAAAGGAATATCTAATTCAATAACGCAATGA
- the mscL gene encoding large-conductance mechanosensitive channel protein MscL, which produces MFKEFKEFALKGNVLDLALAVVIGGAFSKIVASLVTDLITPILGIIIGGINVSSLKYNIPSSISGGVAVSINYGLFIQSVINFLIIAFSLFIFIKVIQSIQKKKTEKTIVKGPSNEEILLREIRDLLKQK; this is translated from the coding sequence ATGTTTAAAGAATTTAAAGAATTCGCTCTTAAAGGAAATGTTTTAGATTTAGCATTAGCTGTTGTTATTGGCGGTGCATTTTCTAAAATAGTTGCTTCTTTAGTTACTGATCTTATAACACCTATCCTTGGCATAATAATAGGTGGAATCAATGTTTCTAGTTTAAAATATAATATACCCTCATCCATATCTGGTGGAGTCGCTGTATCAATCAATTATGGATTATTTATTCAATCTGTAATAAACTTTTTAATAATTGCATTTTCACTTTTTATCTTTATAAAAGTTATACAATCGATTCAAAAGAAAAAGACAGAAAAAACAATTGTAAAAGGTCCCTCCAATGAAGAAATATTATTACGTGAAATAAGAGACTTATTGAAGCAAAAATAA
- a CDS encoding rhodanese-like domain-containing protein, translating into MFDSNVKDVSAKEAYNLIKDDKEFVILDVRSKEEYESGHIPGAKLVPVQVLTSMIDELDKYKEKKVLVYCESGRRSPIAVDTLADNDFKNIYHLSRGIASWKYDISK; encoded by the coding sequence ATGTTTGATTCAAATGTTAAAGATGTAAGTGCAAAAGAAGCTTATAATCTTATAAAAGACGACAAAGAATTTGTTATTTTAGATGTACGAAGTAAAGAGGAATACGAGAGTGGTCACATTCCAGGAGCAAAGCTTGTTCCTGTTCAAGTTCTTACGTCAATGATTGATGAACTTGATAAATATAAAGAAAAGAAAGTACTTGTTTATTGTGAATCTGGTAGAAGAAGCCCAATAGCCGTAGATACCTTGGCAGACAATGATTTCAAAAATATATATCATCTAAGTCGTGGGATAGCTTCTTGGAAATACGATATATCTAAATAG
- a CDS encoding cell wall hydrolase codes for MAYSARELLARIIKCEAGGEGENGMKAVASVIMNRVNVADGEYLRIGQGDLRKIIFQTGQFDCVSSVLGGMANPQTIWASPPEQIHYDIADWALAGNRLYSTGESLWYFNPYLPGCPYEFPFNGSGTFQVSVLQHCFYNPTARYFTT; via the coding sequence ATGGCTTACAGTGCTAGAGAGTTATTGGCTCGAATAATAAAATGTGAGGCTGGTGGGGAGGGCGAAAATGGAATGAAAGCCGTTGCCTCTGTAATTATGAACAGAGTTAATGTAGCCGATGGTGAATATCTTAGAATAGGTCAAGGTGATTTAAGAAAAATTATTTTTCAAACAGGCCAATTTGATTGTGTATCTTCTGTACTTGGTGGTATGGCTAATCCTCAAACAATTTGGGCAAGTCCACCAGAACAAATACATTATGATATTGCTGATTGGGCTTTAGCTGGAAATAGATTATATTCAACAGGTGAATCATTATGGTATTTTAATCCATACCTACCTGGCTGTCCTTATGAGTTTCCATTCAATGGTAGTGGTACCTTTCAAGTTTCCGTTCTTCAGCATTGCTTTTACAATCCAACAGCACGATATTTCACTACTTAA
- a CDS encoding DUF3810 domain-containing protein — protein MKSSLSRKRLFLILLLPIGISLTQLCRVFPNFTEKFYSLFIYKIIVTTISSITGFFPFSLAECIIISFTTFVLWYISKTIFSLLRHKTKRTRILKNLLLNTLATSGLIYFTFQLLWGFNYQRLPLAKILKLDVHNSTTNELAHLCEDLITSSNTLREKISQNKNGVMELPYNKKVILETAHLGYAKASLQYVILKGTYGSPKGILLSHPLCYTGITGFYFPFTSETNINMAEPDSYLPFTISHEMAHQRGFAKEDEANFIAYISCINNPDINFKYSGTLAALTYSLSSLKQYDPQKYKELFSFCSKGVLNDMIYNENFWKNYSGRIEKISEEINDTYLKSASQRSGLKSYSAMVDLLLANYRKK, from the coding sequence ATGAAATCTTCTTTATCTAGGAAACGATTATTTTTAATTTTACTTTTACCAATAGGTATTTCGCTTACTCAATTGTGTAGAGTATTCCCAAATTTTACAGAAAAATTTTATTCCTTGTTTATTTATAAAATAATTGTTACTACTATAAGTTCAATTACAGGCTTTTTTCCCTTTTCTCTTGCAGAATGTATAATTATATCTTTTACAACGTTTGTATTATGGTATATTTCTAAAACAATTTTTAGTTTATTAAGACATAAAACTAAAAGAACAAGGATTCTAAAAAATTTGTTATTAAATACACTCGCAACATCAGGACTAATATATTTTACATTTCAACTTTTGTGGGGTTTTAACTATCAAAGGCTTCCACTAGCCAAAATACTCAAATTAGATGTTCATAATTCAACCACAAATGAACTTGCACATCTGTGCGAAGATCTTATAACTAGTTCCAATACTTTAAGGGAGAAAATCAGTCAAAATAAAAATGGTGTAATGGAACTTCCCTATAACAAAAAAGTCATTTTAGAAACTGCTCACCTAGGGTATGCTAAAGCCTCATTACAATACGTAATATTAAAAGGTACTTATGGATCACCTAAGGGCATATTACTCTCACATCCACTGTGTTATACGGGGATTACAGGTTTTTATTTTCCCTTTACAAGTGAAACAAATATCAATATGGCAGAACCTGATTCATATCTGCCTTTTACGATATCTCATGAGATGGCTCATCAAAGAGGCTTTGCAAAGGAAGATGAAGCAAACTTTATTGCTTATATATCCTGCATAAATAATCCCGATATAAATTTTAAATATTCTGGTACACTTGCAGCCTTAACATATTCACTTAGTTCATTAAAACAATATGATCCTCAAAAATATAAGGAACTGTTTTCATTTTGTAGCAAAGGTGTGCTTAATGATATGATATATAATGAAAACTTTTGGAAAAATTATTCTGGTCGTATCGAAAAAATTAGTGAAGAAATCAATGACACTTATCTTAAATCTGCAAGTCAAAGATCCGGTCTAAAAAGCTATAGTGCGATGGTGGACCTGCTTCTTGCTAATTACAGAAAAAAATAA
- a CDS encoding NlpC/P60 family protein has translation MRRKILPLLISIGLTMSVSMSTIAAPLSQQQDSYSLAQKNLEKLELSIETLDFNIENIYSGIDKAKYDIISTQKKIDQNTKDILVAQSNIKGEQALFNERMRAMYMNGAGSYVEILLDSNGVEDLISRVENIKNIVEYDNKIIKGLNDKKEDIEITQKALNANKVKVLALKVNNENKLDKLNAEKKVQSKLIVESKKQQELHKDEISQTSKYDVVMNTQSVKQITPSRGNVEREVVEDEPTVQESAPQQSSSTSSNAIIEYAKTFLGTPYGWGANGPNAFDCSGFTKYVYAHFGIDMGRTTYDQIDQGKYVSRGNLQAGDLVFFGTGSPHHVGIYMGNGSYIHAPQTGDVVKISQMTRSDYMSARRFK, from the coding sequence ATGAGAAGAAAAATATTACCATTACTTATATCAATTGGGTTAACTATGTCTGTAAGTATGTCAACAATAGCTGCGCCATTATCACAGCAACAGGACTCATATAGTTTAGCACAGAAGAATTTAGAAAAATTAGAGTTATCTATTGAGACGCTAGATTTTAATATTGAAAATATCTACTCTGGAATTGACAAAGCAAAATATGATATCATTAGTACTCAAAAGAAAATAGATCAAAATACAAAAGATATTTTAGTTGCACAAAGTAATATAAAAGGGGAACAAGCCCTATTTAACGAGCGAATGAGAGCCATGTATATGAATGGTGCAGGTAGCTACGTAGAAATATTACTCGACTCAAATGGAGTAGAGGATCTTATTTCAAGAGTGGAGAATATAAAAAATATTGTAGAATATGATAACAAAATTATTAAAGGATTAAATGACAAAAAAGAAGATATTGAGATTACCCAAAAAGCTCTAAATGCTAATAAGGTAAAAGTTCTAGCATTAAAGGTAAACAATGAAAATAAATTGGACAAGCTTAATGCAGAAAAAAAAGTACAAAGTAAATTAATTGTTGAATCTAAAAAACAGCAGGAATTACATAAGGATGAAATATCACAAACATCTAAATATGATGTTGTTATGAATACGCAGAGTGTTAAACAGATTACTCCATCAAGAGGTAATGTGGAAAGGGAAGTAGTGGAAGATGAACCTACCGTGCAAGAAAGTGCACCACAACAATCATCATCAACTAGTTCAAATGCAATAATAGAGTATGCTAAGACATTTTTAGGAACACCATATGGATGGGGTGCTAATGGCCCAAATGCATTTGATTGTTCAGGTTTTACTAAATATGTATATGCTCATTTTGGAATCGATATGGGTAGGACTACATATGACCAGATAGATCAGGGTAAATATGTGTCTAGAGGAAATTTACAAGCAGGAGATTTAGTGTTCTTTGGAACAGGAAGTCCTCATCATGTTGGTATCTATATGGGAAATGGTTCATATATACATGCACCTCAAACGGGTGATGTAGTAAAAATATCACAGATGACAAGAAGCGATTATATGTCAGCAAGAAGATTTAAATAA
- a CDS encoding GerAB/ArcD/ProY family transporter, producing the protein MLFLFKFENSTEKRVLFSVASMVPMFFFIILIIWSLKAGIEVLGKWSEFFIWIVFIIFLTIFVLCLSQMNISRLKPILNNGVTPLLKGAFSSFSYPFGETVVFTMVFSNISKVKSYKKIFIVGLLIGGGLIFFATLGDILVLGSNTISRVYFPTPMVTTLINLGDFLQRLELTVVIQFLVCVFVKISICTFAVCNGISKFFGFDDYKFIATPVALLMLAFSFFVYKSTMEMSSWTVDIWPYYSFSFEVIIPLVVFILAEFKNKNSKFTV; encoded by the coding sequence ATGCTTTTTCTATTCAAATTTGAAAACTCTACTGAAAAAAGAGTGCTTTTTTCAGTGGCCTCCATGGTACCTATGTTTTTTTTTATTATACTAATTATATGGAGTTTAAAAGCGGGTATTGAAGTCTTAGGAAAATGGTCTGAGTTTTTCATTTGGATTGTTTTTATAATATTTTTAACTATCTTTGTATTGTGTCTTTCACAAATGAACATAAGTAGATTAAAACCAATACTAAACAATGGTGTAACACCACTTCTAAAGGGTGCTTTCTCAAGTTTTTCTTATCCCTTTGGTGAAACCGTAGTTTTTACAATGGTATTTTCAAATATATCTAAAGTTAAAAGTTATAAAAAAATATTTATAGTAGGCTTACTCATAGGTGGAGGGCTTATATTTTTTGCGACATTAGGTGATATTTTAGTATTGGGCAGTAACACCATATCTAGAGTATATTTTCCTACCCCCATGGTAACAACCCTCATTAATCTAGGTGACTTTCTTCAAAGACTTGAACTAACAGTAGTTATTCAATTTTTAGTATGTGTATTTGTTAAAATAAGCATATGTACTTTTGCAGTTTGCAATGGAATATCGAAATTTTTTGGATTTGATGATTACAAATTTATTGCAACACCTGTAGCTCTTCTGATGTTAGCCTTCTCTTTTTTTGTTTACAAAAGTACCATGGAAATGTCATCTTGGACTGTAGATATATGGCCGTATTATTCTTTTTCCTTTGAAGTCATAATACCTTTAGTTGTTTTTATTTTAGCAGAATTTAAAAATAAAAATTCAAAATTCACAGTGTAA